One genomic window of Corynebacterium massiliense DSM 45435 includes the following:
- a CDS encoding YbjN domain-containing protein: MTNEEGAQPTGVQQPAVTMERVIEAMRTFDIELEKVPGNDTAATANLNGLPVLFALLDTVVIVRCDVPTDASFAQADAGLFLAANQINSVPFGARAVIADHDDMLVVRTERDVPCAAGLSDAQLAPALQAAVDGVLGAQDAMVAAAEEMTKLGEQAAEGDAESANAKSAD; the protein is encoded by the coding sequence ATGACTAATGAGGAAGGCGCTCAGCCTACAGGCGTACAGCAGCCCGCGGTCACGATGGAGCGCGTCATCGAGGCGATGCGCACCTTCGACATCGAGCTGGAAAAGGTGCCGGGCAACGACACCGCTGCTACGGCGAACCTCAACGGCCTGCCGGTTCTGTTCGCGCTGTTGGACACCGTCGTCATCGTCCGGTGCGACGTCCCCACCGACGCGTCCTTCGCCCAGGCCGACGCCGGCCTGTTCCTCGCCGCGAACCAGATCAATTCGGTGCCCTTCGGCGCCCGCGCGGTGATCGCGGATCACGATGACATGCTCGTCGTCCGCACCGAACGCGACGTGCCGTGCGCAGCCGGGCTTTCCGATGCCCAGCTGGCGCCAGCCCTGCAGGCCGCCGTCGACGGCGTGCTCGGCGCCCAGGATGCGATGGTCGCCGCCGCCGAGGAGATGACCAAGCTCGGCGAGCAGGCTGCCGAAGGCGACGCCGAGTCCGCGAACGCCAAATCCGCCGACTAG
- the aroQ gene encoding type II 3-dehydroquinate dehydratase, giving the protein MRISVINGPNLNRLGRREPDIYGAATLADIEKLVRDKAAGLGVEVEWMQSNHEGELIEAAHRAADENLPVVVNAGGLTHTSVALRDALAEVADGAGFIEVHLSNVHARDPFRHTSLLSDIARGVIVGLGPCGYVAAVEHFAHAANQKGLA; this is encoded by the coding sequence ATGCGTATTTCCGTCATCAACGGCCCGAACTTGAACCGGCTGGGCCGCCGCGAACCGGATATTTACGGGGCGGCGACGCTCGCGGACATCGAAAAGCTGGTGCGGGACAAGGCCGCGGGCTTGGGCGTCGAGGTGGAGTGGATGCAGTCCAACCACGAAGGCGAGCTCATTGAGGCGGCGCACCGCGCGGCGGATGAAAATCTCCCGGTGGTGGTCAACGCGGGTGGGTTGACCCACACCTCGGTGGCTCTGCGCGACGCTTTAGCGGAGGTGGCTGACGGCGCGGGGTTTATCGAAGTGCATTTGTCCAACGTGCACGCGCGCGATCCGTTCCGGCACACCTCGCTGCTGAGTGATATCGCCCGCGGTGTCATCGTGGGGCTGGGTCCTTGTGGATATGTCGCCGCGGTGGAGCATTTCGCTCACGCGGCCAACCAAAAGGGGTTAGCATAG
- a CDS encoding PPK2 family polyphosphate kinase — MGKFKIKDALTLRAGNNFRLADVDPSSTPGFSGDKDDLKSRFEHFDDELYDLQEKLFATARAGGDSNNDGEADTPAPSLLVVLQGMDTSGKGGAIRHVLNLFDPQGTSTVGFGKPTEEELEHDFLWRIRKHDPEPGQIVAFDRSHYEDVLIQRVHEWVDEPEVERRFGAIRGYERELAARNVHIIKVFFHISRDFQKKNLLKRIEREDKHWKYDPGDIDERKLWDDYMAAYEDAIRRTDEDYAPWYVIPTDNKKYARMALKFLILNGLRNLDLSWPGRDFDPEVERARLEESD; from the coding sequence ATGGGTAAATTCAAGATCAAGGACGCGCTCACACTGCGGGCCGGAAATAACTTCCGGCTCGCCGACGTCGATCCCAGCTCGACACCGGGGTTTTCCGGCGACAAGGATGACCTGAAATCCCGCTTCGAGCACTTCGACGACGAGCTTTACGATCTGCAGGAGAAGCTGTTCGCGACCGCCCGCGCGGGCGGGGATAGCAATAATGACGGTGAGGCGGACACGCCCGCGCCCTCCCTCCTCGTCGTGTTGCAGGGCATGGACACTTCCGGCAAGGGCGGAGCCATCCGCCACGTGCTCAACCTCTTCGATCCGCAAGGCACCTCTACGGTGGGCTTCGGCAAGCCGACCGAGGAAGAGCTCGAGCACGACTTCCTCTGGCGCATCCGCAAACACGACCCCGAGCCGGGCCAGATTGTCGCGTTCGATCGCTCGCACTACGAGGACGTGCTCATCCAGCGCGTGCACGAATGGGTAGACGAGCCCGAGGTGGAGCGGCGTTTTGGCGCCATCCGCGGCTATGAGCGCGAGCTGGCTGCGAGAAACGTCCACATCATCAAGGTCTTCTTCCATATCTCCCGGGATTTCCAGAAGAAAAACCTGCTCAAGCGCATCGAGCGCGAAGACAAACACTGGAAGTACGACCCGGGCGACATCGACGAGCGGAAGTTGTGGGACGACTACATGGCTGCCTATGAGGACGCCATTCGGCGCACCGACGAGGACTACGCCCCGTGGTACGTCATCCCGACCGACAACAAGAAATACGCGCGCATGGCGCTAAAGTTCCTTATCCTCAACGGGCTACGGAACCTCGATTTGTCCTGGCCGGGCCGGGATTTTGACCCCGAGGTCGAGCGCGCTCGCCTCGAGGAGTCGGACTAG
- a CDS encoding TIGR01777 family oxidoreductase: MSFHAFHLVPAPRRLVWQWHTHPGAVARLTPPFLPMSPLAQATDLRDGETRFQLPAGLQWRAQHQPRAFAAGRRFQDLCTNPPLAQTTRWRHTHSFVDHPAGTLVEDSVRTTAPAACLNSAFAYRQQQLIHDIAFLDRMADLAPRTAVLHGGRPLTVAVTGSHGGVGSRLCAQLETAGHRVIRLVRGAPTPGASERHWDPEHPAADLLAGVDAVAHLAGAPIFGRFTVKHKEEIYSSRVAPTEKLARLAARTDSVQTFVTASAIGFYGADRGDEVLTESSERGDGFLADVVSDWEAACRPAYESGTTRIVNVRTGISLAGDSGLLPLLKTAFSTGLGGPFGDGQFWFSWVGVDDLTDVYVRALVDAESPHALRGPVNATAPHPVTNRDMAHALGSVLHRPAVIPLPTWAPALLLGREGAGELALADQNVAPAALERAGHAFRYPQIEAALRHELGGEKLWSPKHPAAQAASQAAGTGVRRS; encoded by the coding sequence ATGTCCTTCCACGCTTTCCACCTCGTTCCGGCACCGCGCCGCCTGGTGTGGCAGTGGCACACCCACCCTGGCGCGGTGGCACGACTCACCCCGCCTTTCTTGCCGATGTCCCCGCTGGCCCAAGCCACCGACCTGCGGGACGGGGAAACCCGGTTCCAGCTCCCGGCCGGCCTGCAGTGGCGCGCGCAGCACCAGCCGCGCGCTTTCGCCGCCGGCCGCCGGTTCCAGGACCTGTGCACAAACCCGCCGCTCGCGCAGACGACCCGCTGGCGCCACACGCACTCGTTTGTCGATCACCCGGCGGGCACCCTGGTGGAAGATTCTGTGCGCACCACCGCCCCGGCGGCCTGCCTCAACAGTGCCTTCGCCTACCGGCAGCAGCAGCTCATCCACGACATCGCTTTCCTTGACCGCATGGCCGACCTCGCCCCTCGCACCGCCGTTCTGCACGGCGGACGGCCGCTGACCGTGGCGGTGACCGGTTCCCACGGCGGTGTGGGCAGTCGGCTGTGCGCCCAGCTAGAAACCGCCGGCCACCGCGTCATCCGCCTCGTGCGCGGCGCGCCAACCCCCGGTGCCAGTGAGCGCCATTGGGACCCTGAGCATCCGGCGGCGGACCTTCTCGCCGGAGTCGACGCGGTCGCCCACCTTGCGGGCGCGCCCATCTTTGGACGGTTCACCGTCAAGCACAAGGAGGAGATCTACTCCTCGCGGGTGGCCCCGACCGAGAAGCTGGCGCGGCTTGCCGCCCGCACTGACAGCGTGCAGACCTTTGTCACCGCCTCGGCCATTGGGTTCTACGGCGCCGACCGCGGCGACGAAGTCCTCACGGAGTCCTCGGAGCGCGGCGATGGGTTCCTCGCCGACGTAGTCAGCGACTGGGAAGCGGCGTGCCGGCCGGCGTACGAATCGGGAACCACCCGCATAGTCAACGTGCGCACGGGCATCTCCCTGGCCGGAGATTCCGGCCTTCTGCCGCTTTTAAAAACGGCGTTTTCTACCGGTCTCGGCGGGCCTTTTGGCGATGGCCAGTTCTGGTTCTCGTGGGTGGGCGTGGACGATCTCACCGACGTGTACGTGCGCGCGCTTGTCGATGCCGAAAGCCCCCACGCTCTCCGCGGCCCCGTCAACGCGACGGCCCCGCACCCGGTGACCAACCGCGACATGGCGCACGCGCTCGGTTCGGTTCTTCACCGCCCGGCTGTCATCCCGCTCCCCACGTGGGCGCCGGCCCTGCTGCTGGGTAGAGAGGGCGCGGGCGAGCTGGCGCTGGCGGATCAGAACGTCGCCCCGGCCGCGCTGGAGCGGGCAGGCCACGCGTTCCGCTACCCGCAGATCGAAGCCGCGCTCCGCCACGAACTCGGCGGCGAAAAGCTGTGGTCGCCGAAACACCCGGCCGCCCAGGCAGCTTCCCAGGCGGCGGGCACGGGTGTCCGGCGGAGCTGA
- the nusB gene encoding transcription antitermination factor NusB, with translation MTTDNETEAGQAEGTPGRVPRRKRHGARHRARRRAVDILYEAENRDTDPVALVEEREALWREDHESIAPIAPYTREIVTGVAEELDAVDDLIERFLSADWELHRIPAVDRAILRVSVWELRFNPDIPAPIGVVEGVELASEYSEPTAAGYINALLDDVAQADHADSPMSDDSPMSDESLADESETFPEGDSDDV, from the coding sequence GTGACTACTGACAACGAGACGGAAGCAGGCCAGGCGGAGGGGACGCCTGGGCGCGTCCCGCGCCGGAAGCGTCACGGCGCGCGTCACCGCGCCCGCCGGCGTGCGGTGGACATCCTCTACGAGGCGGAAAACCGTGACACGGATCCGGTAGCGCTCGTCGAGGAGCGCGAGGCGTTGTGGCGCGAGGACCACGAATCCATCGCGCCCATCGCGCCGTACACCCGCGAGATTGTCACCGGTGTGGCGGAAGAGCTCGATGCGGTCGACGATCTCATCGAGCGGTTCCTGTCGGCGGACTGGGAGCTGCACCGCATCCCCGCGGTCGACCGCGCCATTTTGCGCGTTTCCGTCTGGGAGCTGCGCTTTAACCCGGATATCCCGGCGCCGATTGGCGTGGTGGAAGGCGTGGAGCTGGCCAGCGAATACTCGGAGCCGACCGCAGCGGGCTATATCAACGCCTTGCTTGACGATGTCGCCCAGGCCGACCACGCGGACTCGCCGATGAGCGATGACTCGCCGATGAGCGATGAGTCGCTCGCAGACGAGTCTGAAACTTTCCCGGAGGGCGATTCGGACGACGTGTAG
- a CDS encoding YbjN domain-containing protein, translated as MTHPDNEIAPDSAIEPLSLERIGDIFNAQNLDFRFEEQPVGDDETVRILRTGFSNAAIAFQHRDNTLICDSIWRGDIPADKAPEVLATINQWNTNHFAPTLRFFEAAGKSLAISGFRELHVGAGVTRNQLGAFVMSSLNSILESFNWLEQQYPDLVTWEEHNHD; from the coding sequence GTGACTCATCCAGACAACGAGATTGCCCCGGATAGCGCTATCGAGCCGTTGTCGCTCGAGCGCATCGGGGACATTTTTAACGCACAGAACTTGGATTTCCGCTTCGAGGAACAGCCGGTCGGTGACGACGAGACCGTCCGCATTTTGCGCACCGGCTTTTCCAACGCGGCTATCGCGTTCCAGCACCGCGACAACACGCTTATCTGCGATTCCATCTGGCGCGGCGACATCCCAGCCGACAAGGCCCCCGAGGTGCTCGCCACCATCAACCAGTGGAACACGAATCACTTCGCGCCCACTTTGCGGTTCTTCGAGGCCGCGGGCAAGAGCCTGGCCATCTCGGGGTTCCGGGAGCTCCACGTGGGCGCCGGCGTGACCCGCAACCAGCTCGGCGCTTTTGTCATGTCGTCGCTGAACTCCATCCTGGAGTCTTTCAACTGGCTGGAACAGCAGTACCCCGATCTAGTTACCTGGGAGGAGCACAACCATGACTAA
- the gmk gene encoding guanylate kinase has protein sequence MSGATERGRLVVLAGPSAVGKSTVVSRLREEVDRLYFSVSMTTRQPRPGETDGVDYYFVTPEQFQERIDQGLMLEWADIHGGLQRSGTPAQPVRDAMDDGRPVLVEVDLAGARNVREAMPEATLVFLAPPSWEVLVDRLTNRGTEPQEVIDRRLETARNELAAQGEFDVVVVNDDLDATVDELARILRGA, from the coding sequence ATGTCTGGCGCAACCGAGCGGGGGCGCCTAGTCGTTCTGGCTGGGCCTTCCGCAGTGGGGAAATCCACGGTGGTCTCGCGCCTGCGTGAGGAAGTGGACAGGCTGTACTTCAGCGTGTCCATGACTACGCGCCAACCCCGCCCCGGGGAGACCGATGGGGTGGATTACTACTTCGTCACCCCTGAGCAGTTCCAAGAGCGCATCGATCAGGGCCTCATGCTCGAATGGGCGGATATCCACGGCGGCCTCCAGCGTTCGGGAACCCCGGCGCAGCCAGTGCGAGACGCCATGGACGACGGCCGTCCGGTACTGGTTGAGGTCGACCTCGCGGGCGCCCGTAACGTCCGGGAGGCCATGCCGGAGGCGACCTTGGTCTTCCTCGCACCCCCGTCCTGGGAGGTGTTGGTGGACCGGTTGACCAACCGCGGCACCGAACCACAGGAGGTCATCGACCGTCGGCTGGAAACGGCCCGCAACGAGTTGGCGGCTCAGGGCGAGTTCGACGTCGTTGTCGTGAACGACGACTTGGACGCCACCGTCGACGAGTTGGCCCGGATCCTCCGCGGAGCGTAA
- the mihF gene encoding integration host factor, actinobacterial type — MALPKLTDEQRKEALAKAAEARKARAELKADLKRGATDLKEVLDKAESDEIIGKTKVSALLEALPKVGKVKAKEIMEDLEIAQTRRLRGLGDRQRRALLERFGYDD, encoded by the coding sequence GTGGCCCTTCCCAAGTTGACTGATGAGCAGCGCAAGGAAGCCCTCGCGAAGGCTGCTGAAGCCCGCAAGGCACGTGCCGAGCTGAAGGCTGACCTCAAGCGCGGCGCCACCGACCTCAAGGAAGTTCTGGACAAGGCCGAGTCCGACGAGATCATCGGCAAGACCAAGGTTTCCGCTCTCCTCGAGGCTCTGCCGAAGGTGGGCAAGGTCAAGGCTAAGGAGATCATGGAGGATCTCGAGATCGCTCAGACCCGCCGTCTGCGCGGCCTGGGTGACCGTCAGCGCCGCGCTCTGCTCGAGCGTTTCGGCTACGACGACTAA
- the efp gene encoding elongation factor P has protein sequence MADTTAFKNGLVLKIDNKLQQIVEFQHVKPGKGPAFVRTKLKDVMTGKVTDKTWNAGAKVETATVDRRDMTYLYFDGTNYVVMDDKTFDQVELDENKFGDAAKFLKENMPVQVSFHENEPLFAELPVSVELEVQHTDPGLQGDRSNGGTKPATLETGAEIQVPLFIETGNVLKIDTRSGEYQSRVNN, from the coding sequence GTGGCTGATACCACTGCATTCAAAAACGGTCTGGTGTTGAAGATCGACAACAAGCTCCAGCAGATTGTCGAGTTCCAGCACGTCAAGCCCGGCAAGGGACCGGCCTTTGTGCGCACCAAGCTCAAGGACGTCATGACCGGCAAGGTCACCGACAAGACGTGGAACGCTGGCGCCAAGGTAGAGACTGCGACCGTGGATCGCCGCGACATGACCTACCTGTACTTCGACGGCACCAACTACGTCGTCATGGACGACAAAACCTTCGACCAGGTCGAGCTGGATGAAAACAAGTTCGGCGACGCGGCGAAGTTCCTGAAGGAAAACATGCCGGTGCAGGTCTCCTTCCACGAAAATGAGCCGCTGTTCGCCGAGCTCCCGGTCTCTGTCGAGCTCGAGGTGCAGCACACCGATCCGGGCCTGCAGGGCGATCGCTCCAACGGCGGCACCAAGCCGGCCACCCTGGAGACCGGTGCGGAAATCCAGGTCCCGCTGTTCATCGAGACTGGTAACGTGCTCAAGATCGACACCCGCTCGGGTGAGTACCAGTCCCGCGTCAACAACTAG
- the rpoZ gene encoding DNA-directed RNA polymerase subunit omega translates to MTTSENSNADSGRLEAAFDTPLGITNPPIDELLDKVSSKYALAIFAAKRARQINSYYQEQEEGVFEFVGPLVTPDQGEKPLSIAMREINAELLDHEEGK, encoded by the coding sequence GTGACCACTTCCGAGAACTCGAACGCCGACTCCGGGCGGCTGGAAGCGGCATTTGATACGCCGCTCGGAATCACCAACCCGCCGATCGACGAGCTTTTGGACAAGGTCTCGTCGAAGTACGCACTGGCCATCTTCGCAGCGAAGCGCGCGCGACAGATCAACAGCTACTACCAGGAGCAGGAGGAGGGCGTCTTCGAATTCGTCGGCCCGCTGGTAACCCCAGATCAGGGGGAGAAGCCGCTGTCCATCGCTATGCGTGAGATCAACGCTGAGCTGCTGGACCACGAAGAAGGTAAGTAG
- the pyrF gene encoding orotidine-5'-phosphate decarboxylase, whose amino-acid sequence MTGDGLRSGGETSASFGERLVAAGKARGQLCVGIDPHPHLLEQWGLPHSADGLRTFSLTCVEAFADTAAAVKPQVAFFERFGSAGFAVLEETLAALREAGCLSIADAKRGDIGSTMAGYADAWMDPASPLRADAVTVSPYLGVGALQPVFDKAVETGAGFFVLAATSNPEARDVQNAAVARQDDGDSGERELTVAQSVVDECARYNAQAPGVGNGGVVVGATVSHPPRLDELNGPVLLPGVGAQGGGAKDVRAIMGKTPELGFANVSRSVLSAGPQVADLRKQARRVAAQFAAQ is encoded by the coding sequence ATGACGGGGGACGGTTTGCGCAGTGGGGGAGAAACCTCCGCATCGTTCGGGGAGCGGCTCGTGGCCGCGGGAAAGGCGCGGGGACAGCTGTGCGTGGGGATTGACCCACACCCGCACCTTCTCGAGCAGTGGGGGCTGCCGCACTCCGCGGATGGCCTGCGGACCTTTAGCCTGACCTGTGTGGAGGCCTTTGCGGATACCGCCGCGGCAGTCAAACCCCAGGTTGCCTTCTTCGAGCGTTTCGGATCGGCCGGGTTTGCGGTACTCGAGGAAACGCTCGCGGCGCTGCGGGAGGCGGGGTGTTTGTCCATCGCGGATGCCAAACGCGGTGACATCGGTTCCACGATGGCGGGCTACGCCGACGCCTGGATGGATCCGGCCTCGCCCCTGCGTGCCGATGCCGTGACCGTCTCGCCGTACCTGGGCGTTGGCGCCCTGCAGCCGGTGTTCGACAAGGCGGTGGAGACCGGGGCGGGCTTTTTCGTCCTCGCGGCGACGTCGAACCCGGAGGCGCGGGACGTACAGAACGCGGCCGTCGCCCGCCAGGACGATGGTGACTCCGGCGAGCGTGAGCTCACCGTTGCCCAAAGCGTGGTCGACGAGTGCGCGCGCTACAACGCGCAGGCGCCGGGCGTGGGCAACGGCGGAGTCGTCGTGGGGGCGACGGTCAGCCACCCACCGCGCCTCGACGAGCTGAATGGACCGGTCCTGCTGCCCGGCGTGGGCGCGCAGGGCGGCGGTGCGAAAGACGTGCGCGCCATCATGGGGAAGACGCCGGAGCTCGGATTCGCGAACGTCTCGCGGTCGGTGCTTTCGGCCGGCCCGCAGGTGGCTGACTTGCGTAAGCAAGCACGCAGGGTCGCCGCGCAGTTCGCGGCGCAGTAG
- a CDS encoding M24 family metallopeptidase, translated as MALADTRFSNRRRALAAELAGQRIDALLVTNLLHVRYLTNFSGSNSALLLRKDAGADIATDGRYATQIRHEVPDIEPVITRSLITELLALLDGDDYWRVGVEADHLSYNEYQRLQKAVPERVTLVPLSGVVEKGRLVKDETELEVLTEVARIANDAFDELVAAGEIRAGRTEREVAADLEYRMRVKGSDGESFDTIVASGSNSSRPHHGVSDRCIGDGELVTLDFGAIIDGYNSDMTRTVAVGEPGEKAREIYNVVLESQLAGVAAATAGTALADVDAACRDVINKAGYGDYFVHSTGHGVGIDVHEGPAAARTGKGELAPGMTLTIEPGIYLPGEFGVRIEDTLIITDGAPQIITPTSKELRVL; from the coding sequence ATGGCACTTGCAGATACTCGTTTCAGTAACCGCCGCCGCGCACTCGCCGCGGAACTTGCCGGCCAGCGCATCGACGCGTTGTTGGTGACCAACCTTCTTCACGTGCGCTATCTGACCAACTTCTCCGGTTCGAATAGCGCGCTGCTGCTGCGCAAGGACGCCGGCGCCGATATCGCGACCGACGGGCGGTATGCCACGCAGATCCGACACGAAGTGCCGGACATCGAGCCGGTGATTACGCGCTCGCTTATCACCGAGTTGCTCGCGCTTCTCGATGGCGATGATTACTGGCGCGTGGGCGTCGAGGCGGACCACTTGAGCTACAACGAGTACCAGCGGCTGCAGAAGGCCGTGCCGGAGCGCGTCACTCTCGTTCCGCTGTCGGGCGTGGTGGAAAAGGGCCGCCTGGTCAAGGACGAGACGGAGCTTGAGGTGCTCACGGAGGTGGCCCGCATCGCCAACGACGCCTTTGATGAACTCGTCGCGGCCGGCGAAATCCGCGCGGGACGCACCGAGCGCGAGGTGGCGGCCGACCTGGAATACCGGATGCGCGTGAAAGGTTCGGACGGCGAGAGCTTCGACACCATCGTCGCCTCCGGCTCGAACTCCTCGCGTCCGCACCACGGGGTCAGTGACCGGTGCATCGGTGACGGTGAGCTGGTGACCCTGGACTTCGGCGCGATTATTGACGGCTACAACTCGGACATGACCCGCACCGTGGCGGTGGGCGAGCCGGGGGAGAAGGCCCGCGAGATCTACAATGTCGTTCTTGAATCCCAGCTTGCCGGCGTGGCGGCGGCGACGGCAGGCACCGCGCTTGCCGATGTCGATGCGGCCTGCCGCGACGTCATCAACAAGGCAGGCTATGGCGATTACTTCGTGCACTCGACGGGCCACGGCGTGGGCATCGACGTCCACGAGGGGCCCGCTGCGGCACGCACCGGGAAAGGCGAGCTGGCCCCCGGGATGACGCTGACCATCGAGCCGGGCATTTACCTCCCGGGCGAGTTCGGGGTGCGTATTGAAGACACCCTCATCATCACGGACGGCGCTCCGCAGATCATCACCCCGACCTCGAAAGAATTGCGCGTCCTTTAG
- the coaBC gene encoding bifunctional phosphopantothenoylcysteine decarboxylase/phosphopantothenate--cysteine ligase CoaBC, protein MTAARNIVVGVSGGVAAFKACHLIRNFTEGGDSVRVVPTANALNFVGAATFEALSGNPVDTDVFSRVDEVQHVRVGQEADGIVIAPATADVIARIAAGRADDLLTATLLVATCPVVVAPAMHTEMWTNPATQDNVAALRRRGITVMEPAHGRLTGPDSGAGRLPEPEAIAAFSRTVFAGFAPAVDWRGKKVVVSAGGTEEALDPVRFLGNRSSGRQGFALAEVAAQRGAAVTLVAGRTDALPTPSGAQIRRVESTRDMDAAMREESRDADVVIMAAAVADFRPASEAGSKMKKGSDDAALQKIELVENPDILAGLVRARENGELRASTVIVGFAAETGDANATPLEHAEKKFARKGCDVMMANEVGRGKVFGQADNAGWILRRDAEPREIARGSKQVIAAQILQEVDGELARRTHNGGPVGE, encoded by the coding sequence ATGACTGCAGCCCGCAACATCGTGGTCGGCGTCTCCGGGGGAGTCGCCGCATTCAAGGCCTGTCACCTCATCCGTAATTTCACCGAGGGCGGTGACAGCGTTCGGGTCGTGCCTACGGCTAACGCGCTGAACTTCGTCGGGGCGGCCACTTTTGAGGCGCTGTCCGGCAACCCCGTCGACACCGACGTATTCTCCCGCGTCGACGAGGTGCAGCATGTGCGGGTTGGCCAGGAGGCGGATGGGATCGTGATTGCGCCGGCGACCGCCGACGTCATCGCGCGCATCGCTGCCGGGCGCGCCGACGATCTGCTTACCGCTACTTTGCTGGTGGCCACCTGCCCGGTGGTGGTGGCTCCAGCCATGCACACGGAGATGTGGACCAACCCGGCCACGCAGGACAACGTGGCCGCGCTGCGGCGTCGTGGGATCACCGTGATGGAACCCGCCCACGGGCGGTTGACGGGGCCGGACTCTGGGGCGGGGCGCCTGCCTGAGCCAGAGGCTATCGCGGCGTTCTCCCGCACCGTGTTCGCCGGTTTCGCCCCCGCGGTGGACTGGCGGGGAAAGAAGGTGGTGGTCTCCGCGGGCGGCACCGAAGAGGCCCTGGATCCGGTGCGCTTCCTGGGGAACCGGTCGTCCGGGCGGCAGGGCTTTGCCCTTGCGGAGGTAGCCGCCCAGCGTGGCGCCGCAGTCACCCTTGTCGCGGGCCGCACGGACGCGCTGCCAACGCCGAGCGGAGCCCAGATCCGGCGAGTGGAATCCACCCGCGACATGGACGCCGCTATGCGCGAGGAAAGCCGGGACGCCGACGTTGTCATCATGGCGGCGGCTGTCGCCGATTTCCGCCCCGCATCGGAGGCTGGTTCCAAGATGAAGAAGGGATCGGACGACGCTGCGCTGCAGAAGATCGAGCTGGTGGAAAACCCGGACATCCTTGCTGGCCTGGTCAGGGCCCGGGAGAACGGCGAGCTGCGCGCCAGCACCGTGATCGTTGGATTCGCCGCCGAGACGGGCGACGCCAACGCGACCCCGCTCGAACACGCGGAGAAGAAGTTCGCGCGCAAGGGCTGCGATGTCATGATGGCCAACGAGGTGGGGCGCGGCAAGGTCTTCGGCCAAGCCGACAACGCCGGCTGGATCCTGCGGCGCGATGCCGAGCCGCGGGAAATCGCACGCGGTTCGAAGCAAGTTATCGCCGCGCAGATCTTGCAGGAGGTCGACGGAGAGCTGGCCCGCCGTACCCATAACGGGGGTCCGGTGGGTGAGTAG